From the genome of Symphalangus syndactylus isolate Jambi chromosome 5, NHGRI_mSymSyn1-v2.1_pri, whole genome shotgun sequence, one region includes:
- the FURIN gene encoding furin isoform X2: protein MELRPWLLWVVAATGTLVLLAAHAQGHRVFTNTWAVRIPGGPTVANSVARKHGFLNLGQIFGDYYHFWHRGVTKRSLSPHRPRHSRLQREPQVQWLEQQVAKRRTKRDVYQEPTDPKFPQQWYLSGVTQRDLNVKEAWAQGYTGHGIVVSILDDGIEKNHPDLAGNYDPGASFDVNDQDPDPQPRYTQMNDNRHGTRCAGEVAAVANNGVCGVGVAYNARIGGVRMLDGEVTDAVEARSLGLNPNHIHIYSASWGPEDDGKTVDGPARLAEEAFFRGVSQGRGGLGSIFVWASGNGGREHDSCNCDGYTNSIYTLSISSATQFGNVPWYSEACSSTLATTYSSGNQNEKQIVTTDLRQKCTESHTGTSASAPLAAGIIALTLEANKNLTWRDMQHLVVQTSKPGHLNANDWATNGVGRKVSHSYGYGLLDAGAMVALAQNWTTVAPQRKCIIDILTEPKDIGKRLEVRKTVTACLGEPNHIIRLEHAQARLTLSYNRRGDLAIHLVSPMGTRSTLLAARPHDYSADGFNDWAFMTTHSWDEDPSGEWVLEIENTSEANNYGTLTKFTLVLYGTAPEGLPVPPESSGCKTLTSSQACCARKASPCTRRAVSSTALQASPPKSSIRTIAPRMTWRPSGPASAPPAMPHVPHARVRPRQTASAAPATPPWTLWSRLAPGKARAAESPRCSSSHPGCPRTWRRGRGCGQGCCPHTCLRWWPASAAPSSCWSSSLSSWSCSCALALASGG from the exons ATGGAGCTGAGGCCCTGGTTGCTATGGGTGGTAGCAGCAACAGGAACCTTGGTCCTGCTAGCAGCTCATGCTCAGGGCCACAGGGTCTTCACCAACACGTGGGCTGTGCGCATCCCTGGAGGCCCAACAGTGGCCAACAGCGTGGCACGGAAGCATGGGTTCCTCAACCTGGGCCAG ATCTTCGGGGACTATTACCACTTCTGGCATCGAGGAGTGACGAAGCGGTCCCTGTCGCCTCACCGCCCGCGGCACAGCCGGCTGCAGAGGGAGCCTCAA GTACAGTGGCTGGAACAGCAGGTGGCAAAGCGACGGACTAAACGGGACGTGTACCAGGAGCCCACAGACCCCAAGTTTCCTCAGCAGTGGTACCTG TCTGGTGTCACTCAGCGGGACCTGAATGTGAAGGAGGCCTGGGCGCAGGGCTACACAGGGCACGGCATCGTGGTCTCCATTCTGGACGATGGCATCGAGAAGAACCACCCGGACTTGGCAGGCAATTAT GATCCTGGGGCCAGTTTTGATGTCAATGACCAGGACCCTGACCCCCAGCCTCGGTACACACAGATGAATGACAACAG GCATGGCACACGGTGTGCGGGGGAAGTGGCTGCGGTGGCCAACAACGGTGTCTGTGGTGTAGGTGTGGCTTACAACGCCCGCATTGGAG GGGTGCGCATGCTGGATGGCGAGGTGACAGATGCAGTGGAGGCACGCTCGCTGGGCCTGAACCCCAACCACATCCACATCTACAGTGCCAGCTGGGGCCCCGAGGATGACGGCAAGACAGTGGATGGGCCAGCCCGCCTCGCCGAGGAGGCCTTCTTCCGTGGggttagccag GGCCGAGGGGGGCTGGGCTCCATCTTTGTCTGGGCCTCGGGGAACGGGGGCCGGGAACATGACAGCTGCAACTGCGACGGCTACACCAACAGTATCTACACGCTGTCCATCAGCAGCGCCACGCAGTTTGGCAACGTGCCGTGGTACAGCGAGGCCTGCTCGTCCACACTGGCCACGACCTACAGCAGTGGCAACCAGAATGAGAAGCAAATC GTGACGACTGACTTGCGGCAGAAGTGCACGGAGTCTCACACGGGCACCTCAGCCTCTGCCCCCTTAGCAGCCGGCATCATTGCTCTCACCCTGGAGGCCAA TAAGAACCTCACATGGCGGGACATGCAGCACCTGGTGGTACAGACCTCGAAGCCAGGCCACCTCAACGCCAACGACTGGGCCACCAATGGTGTGGGCCGGAAAG TGAGCCACTCATATGGCTATGGGCTTTTGGACGCAGGCGCCATGGTGGCCCTGGCCCAGAATTGGACCACAGTGGCCCCCCAGCGGAAGTGCATCATCGACATCCTCACCGAGCCCAA AGACATCGGGAAACGGCTCGAGGTGCGGAAGACTGTGACCGCGTGCCTGGGCGAGCCCAACCACATCATTCGGCTGGAGCACGCTCAGGCGCGGCTCACCCTGTCCTATAATCGCCGTGGCGACCTGGCCATCCACCTGGTCAGCCCCATGGGCACCCGCTCCACCCTGCTGGCAGCCAG GCCACATGACTACTCCGCAGATGGGTTTAATGACTGGGCCTTCATGACAACTCACTCCTGGGATGAGGATCCCTCTGGCGAGTGGGTCCTAGAGATTGAAAACACCAGCGAAGCCAACAACTATG GGACGCTGACCAAGTTCACCCTCGTACTCTATGGCACCGCCCCTGAGGGGCTGCCCGTACCTCCAGAAAGCAGTGGCTGCAAGACCCTCACGTCCAGTCAGGCCTGT TGTGCGAGGAAGGCTTCTCCCTGCACCAGAAGAGCTGTGTCCAGCACTGCCCTCCAGGCTTCGCCCCCCAAGTCCTCGATACGCACTATAGCACCGAGAATGACGTGGAGACCATCCGGGCCAGCGTCTGCGCCCCCTGCCATGCCTCATGTGCCACATGCCAGGGTCCGGCCCCGACAGACTGCCTCAGCTGCCCCAGCCACGCCTCCTTGGACCCTGTGGAGCAGACTTGCTCCCGGCAAAGCCAGAGCAGCCGAGAGTCCCCGCTGCAGCAGCAGCCACCCCGGCTGCCCCCGGACGTGGAGGCGGGGCCGCGGCTGCGGGCAGGGCTGCTGCCCTCACACCTGCCTGAGGTGGTGGCCGGCCTCAGCTGCGCCTTCATCGTGCTGGTCTTCGTCACTGTCTTCCTGGTCCTGCAGCTGCGCTCTGGCTTTAGCTTCCGGGGGGTGA
- the FURIN gene encoding furin isoform X1 has translation MELRPWLLWVVAATGTLVLLAAHAQGHRVFTNTWAVRIPGGPTVANSVARKHGFLNLGQIFGDYYHFWHRGVTKRSLSPHRPRHSRLQREPQVQWLEQQVAKRRTKRDVYQEPTDPKFPQQWYLSGVTQRDLNVKEAWAQGYTGHGIVVSILDDGIEKNHPDLAGNYDPGASFDVNDQDPDPQPRYTQMNDNRHGTRCAGEVAAVANNGVCGVGVAYNARIGGVRMLDGEVTDAVEARSLGLNPNHIHIYSASWGPEDDGKTVDGPARLAEEAFFRGVSQGRGGLGSIFVWASGNGGREHDSCNCDGYTNSIYTLSISSATQFGNVPWYSEACSSTLATTYSSGNQNEKQIVTTDLRQKCTESHTGTSASAPLAAGIIALTLEANKNLTWRDMQHLVVQTSKPGHLNANDWATNGVGRKVSHSYGYGLLDAGAMVALAQNWTTVAPQRKCIIDILTEPKDIGKRLEVRKTVTACLGEPNHIIRLEHAQARLTLSYNRRGDLAIHLVSPMGTRSTLLAARPHDYSADGFNDWAFMTTHSWDEDPSGEWVLEIENTSEANNYGTLTKFTLVLYGTAPEGLPVPPESSGCKTLTSSQACVVCEEGFSLHQKSCVQHCPPGFAPQVLDTHYSTENDVETIRASVCAPCHASCATCQGPAPTDCLSCPSHASLDPVEQTCSRQSQSSRESPLQQQPPRLPPDVEAGPRLRAGLLPSHLPEVVAGLSCAFIVLVFVTVFLVLQLRSGFSFRGVKVYTMDRGLISYKGLPPEAWQEECPSDSEEDEGRGERTAFIKDQSAL, from the exons ATGGAGCTGAGGCCCTGGTTGCTATGGGTGGTAGCAGCAACAGGAACCTTGGTCCTGCTAGCAGCTCATGCTCAGGGCCACAGGGTCTTCACCAACACGTGGGCTGTGCGCATCCCTGGAGGCCCAACAGTGGCCAACAGCGTGGCACGGAAGCATGGGTTCCTCAACCTGGGCCAG ATCTTCGGGGACTATTACCACTTCTGGCATCGAGGAGTGACGAAGCGGTCCCTGTCGCCTCACCGCCCGCGGCACAGCCGGCTGCAGAGGGAGCCTCAA GTACAGTGGCTGGAACAGCAGGTGGCAAAGCGACGGACTAAACGGGACGTGTACCAGGAGCCCACAGACCCCAAGTTTCCTCAGCAGTGGTACCTG TCTGGTGTCACTCAGCGGGACCTGAATGTGAAGGAGGCCTGGGCGCAGGGCTACACAGGGCACGGCATCGTGGTCTCCATTCTGGACGATGGCATCGAGAAGAACCACCCGGACTTGGCAGGCAATTAT GATCCTGGGGCCAGTTTTGATGTCAATGACCAGGACCCTGACCCCCAGCCTCGGTACACACAGATGAATGACAACAG GCATGGCACACGGTGTGCGGGGGAAGTGGCTGCGGTGGCCAACAACGGTGTCTGTGGTGTAGGTGTGGCTTACAACGCCCGCATTGGAG GGGTGCGCATGCTGGATGGCGAGGTGACAGATGCAGTGGAGGCACGCTCGCTGGGCCTGAACCCCAACCACATCCACATCTACAGTGCCAGCTGGGGCCCCGAGGATGACGGCAAGACAGTGGATGGGCCAGCCCGCCTCGCCGAGGAGGCCTTCTTCCGTGGggttagccag GGCCGAGGGGGGCTGGGCTCCATCTTTGTCTGGGCCTCGGGGAACGGGGGCCGGGAACATGACAGCTGCAACTGCGACGGCTACACCAACAGTATCTACACGCTGTCCATCAGCAGCGCCACGCAGTTTGGCAACGTGCCGTGGTACAGCGAGGCCTGCTCGTCCACACTGGCCACGACCTACAGCAGTGGCAACCAGAATGAGAAGCAAATC GTGACGACTGACTTGCGGCAGAAGTGCACGGAGTCTCACACGGGCACCTCAGCCTCTGCCCCCTTAGCAGCCGGCATCATTGCTCTCACCCTGGAGGCCAA TAAGAACCTCACATGGCGGGACATGCAGCACCTGGTGGTACAGACCTCGAAGCCAGGCCACCTCAACGCCAACGACTGGGCCACCAATGGTGTGGGCCGGAAAG TGAGCCACTCATATGGCTATGGGCTTTTGGACGCAGGCGCCATGGTGGCCCTGGCCCAGAATTGGACCACAGTGGCCCCCCAGCGGAAGTGCATCATCGACATCCTCACCGAGCCCAA AGACATCGGGAAACGGCTCGAGGTGCGGAAGACTGTGACCGCGTGCCTGGGCGAGCCCAACCACATCATTCGGCTGGAGCACGCTCAGGCGCGGCTCACCCTGTCCTATAATCGCCGTGGCGACCTGGCCATCCACCTGGTCAGCCCCATGGGCACCCGCTCCACCCTGCTGGCAGCCAG GCCACATGACTACTCCGCAGATGGGTTTAATGACTGGGCCTTCATGACAACTCACTCCTGGGATGAGGATCCCTCTGGCGAGTGGGTCCTAGAGATTGAAAACACCAGCGAAGCCAACAACTATG GGACGCTGACCAAGTTCACCCTCGTACTCTATGGCACCGCCCCTGAGGGGCTGCCCGTACCTCCAGAAAGCAGTGGCTGCAAGACCCTCACGTCCAGTCAGGCCTGTGTGG TGTGCGAGGAAGGCTTCTCCCTGCACCAGAAGAGCTGTGTCCAGCACTGCCCTCCAGGCTTCGCCCCCCAAGTCCTCGATACGCACTATAGCACCGAGAATGACGTGGAGACCATCCGGGCCAGCGTCTGCGCCCCCTGCCATGCCTCATGTGCCACATGCCAGGGTCCGGCCCCGACAGACTGCCTCAGCTGCCCCAGCCACGCCTCCTTGGACCCTGTGGAGCAGACTTGCTCCCGGCAAAGCCAGAGCAGCCGAGAGTCCCCGCTGCAGCAGCAGCCACCCCGGCTGCCCCCGGACGTGGAGGCGGGGCCGCGGCTGCGGGCAGGGCTGCTGCCCTCACACCTGCCTGAGGTGGTGGCCGGCCTCAGCTGCGCCTTCATCGTGCTGGTCTTCGTCACTGTCTTCCTGGTCCTGCAGCTGCGCTCTGGCTTTAGCTTCCGGGGGGTGAAGGTGTACACCATGGACCGTGGCCTCATCTCCTACAAGGGGCTGCCCCCTGAAGCCTGGCAGGAGGAGTGCCCGTCTGACTCAGAAGAGGACGAGGGCCGGGGCGAGAGGACCGCCTTTATCAAAGACCAGAGCGCCCTCTGA